The DNA segment GGTGGGAAGGGCGCGCATGGGGGAAAGCTCCGGGAGTTGTGAAAGACGGGAACACCGCCTGGACGCAACGGCCGCGAACCTATTCAAACCCTCCGTACGGTTTCCAGCCGGGCAGGCGCTACAGACCGCCCTTCGCCTTGAGGGTCCGCGCCGCCTCGTCCGCCATGACCCGGTGGCCTTCCACGGACGGGTGGATGCCGTCCACCTCCAGTCCGTCGATGAAGAGGTCCACGTTGCCCGGCTGCCGCGTCACGGCCTCCAGGTCGATGAGCTGCGCGCGCGTCAGGGAGCGCAGCCACGCGTTGAACTCGTGGCGCTGGGCCTTCATCAGCTCGAAGTCACCGCCGTCCGCGCCCATCTTCTCCTTGGGCAGCAGCGTGCTGACCCACAGCTTGCACATGGGCTGGAGCTGATCCAGCAGCTGCGTCATGCGCTGCTGCAGCTTCGGCACCGTCATGCCCTCCGCGGCCAGGTCGTTGACGCCCAGCAGGACGACGCAGTCGGTGACGCCCTGCAGGGAGAGCACCTCCTGCGGCAGCTGGAGGTTCGCGTCCCAGAACCCCTGCCCGGACGCGCCCGAGTTCACCACCGGCACCCCGAGTTGCTTCTCCACCCGGGACGGCCACGCGTTGCGCGTGTCGTTCCACGTGCCCGTGTAGCCCTCGGTGATGCTGTCTCCAATGGCGACGAAGGCCCGGCCCGGCGCGCCTTCCACGTCCACCGTCGCAACGCCCGTGGCGTACTCCCAGGTCTGGCCGCCCAGCGCGCCCTGCGTCGTCGCGAAGGCGCCGGTCCTCATCCAGCTGTCCGGGAACGCCTGGATGCGGCTCTTGCCCAGCGCGCCCTTCACCTCGAAGGAGATGGCCACCTCGTCTCGGAAGCCCACCGGGAAGGCGATGGGATCCGACGTCACCAGCGTGCGCGTGCCCGTGGTGAAGCCCGCTTGTCCGCCGAAGGTGAGCGCCACCGGCGCGGAGCCCAGCGCGCCATTGGCGCCGGCCTTCGCCACCGTGGCCCGCTGCAGCGTCAGGCTGCCGTCGCCGGAGCGGAAGGTGACGCGCACGCGGCTGCCCGCGCGCCCCAGGGGCACCTTGATCCGGTACGTGGTGAAGCTCCCCACGGAGACGGATTCGCGCAGCGACTGATGGAAGGCGGGCTGGAACTGAGTGGGCAGGGGCGCCACGGGCGGAGTGGCCTGCACCTGGTGCCCGTCGTGCAGCGTCAGCGTGGGGGCGGCCTCCACGGACTCCGTGGCGGCGGGCGCGTTCACTTCCGCGTCCGTGCGGCCCGGCCCGGAGGACTCCTCGGGCGAGCGGCCGTCATCCATGCCTCCACACCCCACCAGCACGCTCAGGGCACCGAAACACCCCCAGCGCAGCGCCATCCTCAGACCCATGCCCACGACCTCCCGGCGCAAGACAATGTGCACGATGTGCCCGCGTGGCGACCCGGGGATTCATGGCGCGAGCCAATCGCCACGGACCGTGAACTTCCAACAGCCGGGCACGGACGGCGCAGGACTTCCCCCACGAGGTGGCGGGCCGGGCCCCTGGCGGACCCGCGCGCTCGCCACCCCGGGTGGGGACGCTTCCTTCCGTGGGCAATCCGCTGCCTACGGGACGCAGGCCCCCACGTCGCCGTTGTTGTTGTTGATGGCCCGGCAGGTCGCGCCGTTCGCACACCCCGGTGAGCCCGCGGGCAGGCGGCACAGCGTCCGGCACGTGCCGCTGCCGCCGGTCATCACGCAGGTGCTGCTTTGTGAACACTGGTTGCTGAACTCGCACGCGGCGCCTTCCGGCAGCGAACCCTGGCCCGCGCACACCGCGCCGTTGGCGGCCGGGTAGCAGGCCAGCGGGCTCTCGCAGTCTTGCGCGAACGGATCGCACCGCGCGGACGCGGGGCCACACACCAGCGGCAGCTCTCGCGTGCCGTTCAGCCGCAGCACGGTGTTGCACTCGCCGGAGCCACAGTCGGACGGCGCGTGGCACAGCTTGCGGCAGAAGAAGCCCGTGCCGCCGTCGTCCTGCGACGCGTCCTTGCAGTACAGGCCCGCGGCGCACGTGTCATACGTCTGGCCCGGAGGCGACTCGGCCAGCGTGCACGGCGCGCCCTCCGTGGCGGTGCCCGCGGCGACGCACTGGCGCGCGGTGGTGCCTCCGTCCGTTCCCACGTAGGTGCACCGCTGTCCGGACGGACAGTCCTGGCGAACCACGTCGCACGCGGCCGCGAAGCACTGACTGCCCGTGCCGCCATCCGCCAGGTCCGTGTAGAGACAGCTCTGGCCCGCGGCACAGCCCTCCTGCTTCGCCACGTTGCACGCGAAGTCGGAGCTTCCACCGCCGCCGCCATCGCCAGCATCGACAGTCCCGGAATCTCCGCCATTGGTCCCGGAATCCAGGGACGTGCCCCCATCCGTTGGCGGGCGGACAGTTTCTCCGTCATCGCAGCCCGCCACCCACAGCCCCAACATCAGGGCTCCACCCAACAACACGAGACGTGCACTCATCCGGAAACTCCTGGCTTCGAAGTAGCCTGGGACTTACACGAGCCATTCCGTTGTCCGTGGGCCCTTGAACCGGGCCTGGAAACCAGCCGACACTTCCGGTCCGAGAACCGAGGGGGTCAGGGTGCGCATGAACACGAAGTTGGATGGGCCGGTGGAGCCAGACCCGTACATGAACCGTCGCGCCGAGGAGCGCGTGGCGGCGCGGTTCGAAGTGCGCTTCGAGCAGATGGAGGACGCGGCGCGCGCGCTGCGGGCCTACTCGCTGAATGTGTCCGCTGGCGGTCTGTGCCTGCGCACGCGCAAGTCCTACGACGTGGGCGCGCAGGTGCGGTTGGCCATGGTCATCGACGGGGAGGACTTCCACCTCACCGCCGTCGTCGCCTGGGTGCGCGACGAGGCGGAGGCCATCGGCGTGCGCTTCATCGACGTGAGCGAAGAGGACCACGAGCGCCTGCGCCGCGTCATCGCGAGCTTCAAGCGCTGAAACGCTTCACTCCGCGAAGGAGCCCGGCCAGGACGCCGGGCCCTCGCGGACGCTTCCCGCTACCGCTGGGGCTGCTCGTACTCCGCGTGGCGGAACACCCCGGAGTCACCTTCCACGTAGCCGCACGCCCGGTAGAAGGCGCGCGTCTCCTCGGTGACGTTGATGGGGGCGATGAGCTGCAGCTGCTTCACGCTCAGCACCTTGCCCCGTTGGGCCACCTGCGCGAGCAGCGCGCGGCCCACGCCCCGGCGGCGCCAGCCCTCGGACACCACCAGCTCGTCCACGGTGGCCACGCGCCCGCGCAGCCGCAGCTGCGGCCGGTGGGAGAAGGACACCATTCCCACCGCGCGGTCCTGGGGGTCTCCCGCGACGAAGATTTCAATCTCCGGATGGCTGATGACCCAGTGCACCGTCTGCTGATCGGTGCCCTGGGGGTAGCCCAGCTCGCGCAGCAGCTGGGCCATGACCTCGGCGTCACCGCGACGCGCGCGGCGGATGCGGAAGGCGTTGGCGTCTGGGGCGGGGGTCATGGTGCGGACGATGGGCTGGGACACGGAAGTTGGGATTCTA comes from the Corallococcus exiguus genome and includes:
- a CDS encoding SGNH/GDSL hydrolase family protein gives rise to the protein MGLRMALRWGCFGALSVLVGCGGMDDGRSPEESSGPGRTDAEVNAPAATESVEAAPTLTLHDGHQVQATPPVAPLPTQFQPAFHQSLRESVSVGSFTTYRIKVPLGRAGSRVRVTFRSGDGSLTLQRATVAKAGANGALGSAPVALTFGGQAGFTTGTRTLVTSDPIAFPVGFRDEVAISFEVKGALGKSRIQAFPDSWMRTGAFATTQGALGGQTWEYATGVATVDVEGAPGRAFVAIGDSITEGYTGTWNDTRNAWPSRVEKQLGVPVVNSGASGQGFWDANLQLPQEVLSLQGVTDCVVLLGVNDLAAEGMTVPKLQQRMTQLLDQLQPMCKLWVSTLLPKEKMGADGGDFELMKAQRHEFNAWLRSLTRAQLIDLEAVTRQPGNVDLFIDGLEVDGIHPSVEGHRVMADEAARTLKAKGGL
- a CDS encoding TIGR02266 family protein, translating into MNTKLDGPVEPDPYMNRRAEERVAARFEVRFEQMEDAARALRAYSLNVSAGGLCLRTRKSYDVGAQVRLAMVIDGEDFHLTAVVAWVRDEAEAIGVRFIDVSEEDHERLRRVIASFKR
- a CDS encoding GNAT family N-acetyltransferase yields the protein MSQPIVRTMTPAPDANAFRIRRARRGDAEVMAQLLRELGYPQGTDQQTVHWVISHPEIEIFVAGDPQDRAVGMVSFSHRPQLRLRGRVATVDELVVSEGWRRRGVGRALLAQVAQRGKVLSVKQLQLIAPINVTEETRAFYRACGYVEGDSGVFRHAEYEQPQR